Proteins from a single region of Bos javanicus breed banteng chromosome 25, ARS-OSU_banteng_1.0, whole genome shotgun sequence:
- the NHERF2 gene encoding Na(+)/H(+) exchange regulatory cofactor NHE-RF2 isoform X3 produces the protein MGWQAALARELRPLQLDALPDASVPTPMARSGNAVPSAPAPGAPPQSPSRGLVQDTNGPLRELRPRLCHLRKGPQGYGFNLHSDKSRPGQYIRSVDPGSPAAHSGLRAQDRLIEVNGQNVEGLRHAEVVASIKAREDEAQLLVVDPETDEHFKRLRVTPTEEHVEGPLPSPVTNGTSSAQLNGGSVCSSRSDLPGLDKDTEDGSTWKRDPFQESGLHLSPTAAEAKEKARATRVNKRAPQMDWNRKREIFSNF, from the exons ATGGGGTGGCAGGCTGCGCTGGCCCGAGAGCTCAGGCCACTCCAGCTGGACGCCCTGCCCGACGCTTCTGTCCCGACTCCCATGGCCCGCTCTGGGAATGCCGTGCCATCCGCCCCGGCCCCGGGAGCCCCTCCACAGAGCCCGTCTCGGGGGCTTGTGCAG GATACCAACGGGCCCCTGAGGGAGCTGCGCCCAAGGCTCTGCCACCTACGGAAGGGCCCCCAGGGCTACGGGTTTAACCTGCACAGCGACAAGTCCCGGCCCGGACAGTACATCCGCTCGGTGGACCCCGGCTCCCCTGCCGCCCACTCAGGCCTCCGTGCCCAGGACCGACTCATAGAG GTGAACGGGCAGAATGTGGAGGGGTTGCGCCATGCGGAGGTGGTTGCCAGCATCAAGGCGCGGGAAGACGAGGCCCAGCTGCTGGTGGTGGACCCCGAGACGGATGAACACTTCAAGCGACTGCGGGTCACACCCACCGAGGAGCATGTGGAAG GTCCACTGCCATCGCCGGTCACCAACGGGACCAGCTCGGCCCAG CTCAATGGTGGCTCCGTGTGCTCATCCCGAAGTGACCTGCCCGGCTTAGACAAGGACACTGAG GATGGCAGCACGTGGAAGCGAGATCCTTTTCAGGAGAGCGGCCTTCACCTGAGCCCCACGGCAGCTGAGGCCAAGGAGAAGGCGAGAGCCACCAGGGTCAACAAGCGGGCACCACAGATGGACTGGAACCGGAAGCGCGAGATCTTCAGCAACTTCTGA
- the NTHL1 gene encoding endonuclease III-like protein 1 isoform X1 has translation MNAAGVRMVVTRARSRGTGASLRRRGEKAAPLRSGEAAAEERKSYSPVKRRRKAQRLSVAYEASEGEGGEGAEHLQAPSWQPQDWRQQLDNIRTMRSGKDAPVDQLGAEHCFDPSASPKVRRYQVLLSLMLSSQTKDQVTAGAMQRLRARGLTVDSILQTDDSTLGALIYPVGFWRSKVKYIKQTSAILQQRYDGDIPASVAELVALPGVGPKMAHLAMAVAWGTVSGIDTTRGGGLTEQVFRPSPRWPIRGAGAAARWTTAAAVLAALAAPSLTVQWQQWTHMCTESPTDSGGPRRQLSPQRKPEGLWRSGCPGNCGAKSTACWWASASRLACPSAHAARPASTGPCAQLHGDSEGLGPSARRHSGHCLSVPLLGSRSLFIIKLGGCL, from the exons ATGAACGCGGCGGGAGTGAGGATGGTGGTGACCCGCGCCCGGAGCCGGGGGACTGGGGCCAGCCTGAGGCGGCGTGGGGAGAAGGCCGCGCCGCTCCGGAGCGGGGAGGCGGCTGCAG AAGAGAGGAAAAGCTACAGCCCCGTGAAGCGTCGGCGGAAGGCACAAAGGCTGAGCGTGGCCTACGAGGCCTCAGAAGGTGAGGGAGGCGAGGGGGCCGAGCATCTCCAGGCACCATCCTGGCAGCCTCAGGACTGGCGGCAGCAGCTGGACAACATCCGGACCATGAGGAGTGGGAAGGACGCACCCGTGGACCAGCTGGGGGCTGAGCACTGCTTTGACCCCAGCGCATCCCCTAAG GTGCGGAGGTACCAGGTGCTGCTGTCCCTGATGCTCTCCAGCCAGACCAAGGACCAGGTGACAGCGGGTGCCATGCAGCGCCTACGGGCCCGGGGCCTGACGGTGGACAGCATCCTGCAGACGGACGACAGCACGCTGGGCGCGCTCATCTATCCCGTGGGCTTCTGGAGG AGCAAGGTAAAGTACATCAAGCAGACCAGTGCAATCCTGCAGCAGCGTTACGACGGGGACATCCCAGCCTCCGTGGCAGAGCTGGTGGCGCTGCCCGGCGTCGGGCCCAAGATGGCGCACTTGGCCATGGCGGTAGCCTGGGGCACCGTGTCAGGCATTG ACACGACACGGGGAGGAGGCCTCACCGAGCAGGTGTTCCGGCCCAGCCCCCGGTGGCCGATCAGGGGAGCAGGGGCTGCGGCCAGGTGGACGACAGCTGCAGCTGTCCTGGCCGCGCTTGCCGCTCCATCCCTGACGGTGCAGTGGCAG CAGTGgacacacatgtgcacagaaTCGCCAACCGACTCAGGTGGACCAAGAAGGCAACTAAGTCCCCAGAGGAAACCCGAAGGGCTCTGGAGGAGTGGCTGCCCAG GGAACTGTGGAGCGAAATCAACGGCCTGCTGGTGGGCTTCGGCCAGCAGACTTGCCTGCCCATCCGCCCACGCTGCCAGGCCTGCCTCAACCGGGCCCTGTGCCCAGCTGCACGGGGACTCTGAGGGCCTGGGGCCCTCTGCCCGGCGCCACTCTGGCCACTGTCTGTCTGTGCCTTTGCTGGGGAGCCGTAGCCTGTTTATAATAAAGCTTGGGGGTTGTTTGTAG
- the NTHL1 gene encoding endonuclease III-like protein 1 isoform X3 translates to MSAGLARGGFSQTPKAPREERKSYSPVKRRRKAQRLSVAYEASEGEGGEGAEHLQAPSWQPQDWRQQLDNIRTMRSGKDAPVDQLGAEHCFDPSASPKVRRYQVLLSLMLSSQTKDQVTAGAMQRLRARGLTVDSILQTDDSTLGALIYPVGFWRSKVKYIKQTSAILQQRYDGDIPASVAELVALPGVGPKMAHLAMAVAWGTVSGIDTTRGGGLTEQVFRPSPRWPIRGAGAAARWTTAAAVLAALAAPSLTVQWQQWTHMCTESPTDSGGPRRQLSPQRKPEGLWRSGCPGNCGAKSTACWWASASRLACPSAHAARPASTGPCAQLHGDSEGLGPSARRHSGHCLSVPLLGSRSLFIIKLGGCL, encoded by the exons ATGTCTGCAGGATTGGCCAGAGGAGGATTCTCACAGACACCCAAAGCCCCCAGGG AAGAGAGGAAAAGCTACAGCCCCGTGAAGCGTCGGCGGAAGGCACAAAGGCTGAGCGTGGCCTACGAGGCCTCAGAAGGTGAGGGAGGCGAGGGGGCCGAGCATCTCCAGGCACCATCCTGGCAGCCTCAGGACTGGCGGCAGCAGCTGGACAACATCCGGACCATGAGGAGTGGGAAGGACGCACCCGTGGACCAGCTGGGGGCTGAGCACTGCTTTGACCCCAGCGCATCCCCTAAG GTGCGGAGGTACCAGGTGCTGCTGTCCCTGATGCTCTCCAGCCAGACCAAGGACCAGGTGACAGCGGGTGCCATGCAGCGCCTACGGGCCCGGGGCCTGACGGTGGACAGCATCCTGCAGACGGACGACAGCACGCTGGGCGCGCTCATCTATCCCGTGGGCTTCTGGAGG AGCAAGGTAAAGTACATCAAGCAGACCAGTGCAATCCTGCAGCAGCGTTACGACGGGGACATCCCAGCCTCCGTGGCAGAGCTGGTGGCGCTGCCCGGCGTCGGGCCCAAGATGGCGCACTTGGCCATGGCGGTAGCCTGGGGCACCGTGTCAGGCATTG ACACGACACGGGGAGGAGGCCTCACCGAGCAGGTGTTCCGGCCCAGCCCCCGGTGGCCGATCAGGGGAGCAGGGGCTGCGGCCAGGTGGACGACAGCTGCAGCTGTCCTGGCCGCGCTTGCCGCTCCATCCCTGACGGTGCAGTGGCAG CAGTGgacacacatgtgcacagaaTCGCCAACCGACTCAGGTGGACCAAGAAGGCAACTAAGTCCCCAGAGGAAACCCGAAGGGCTCTGGAGGAGTGGCTGCCCAG GGAACTGTGGAGCGAAATCAACGGCCTGCTGGTGGGCTTCGGCCAGCAGACTTGCCTGCCCATCCGCCCACGCTGCCAGGCCTGCCTCAACCGGGCCCTGTGCCCAGCTGCACGGGGACTCTGAGGGCCTGGGGCCCTCTGCCCGGCGCCACTCTGGCCACTGTCTGTCTGTGCCTTTGCTGGGGAGCCGTAGCCTGTTTATAATAAAGCTTGGGGGTTGTTTGTAG
- the NTHL1 gene encoding endonuclease III-like protein 1 isoform X2, with amino-acid sequence MNAAGVRMVVTRARSRGTGASLRRRGEKAAPLRSGEAAAERKSYSPVKRRRKAQRLSVAYEASEGEGGEGAEHLQAPSWQPQDWRQQLDNIRTMRSGKDAPVDQLGAEHCFDPSASPKVRRYQVLLSLMLSSQTKDQVTAGAMQRLRARGLTVDSILQTDDSTLGALIYPVGFWRSKVKYIKQTSAILQQRYDGDIPASVAELVALPGVGPKMAHLAMAVAWGTVSGIDTTRGGGLTEQVFRPSPRWPIRGAGAAARWTTAAAVLAALAAPSLTVQWQQWTHMCTESPTDSGGPRRQLSPQRKPEGLWRSGCPGNCGAKSTACWWASASRLACPSAHAARPASTGPCAQLHGDSEGLGPSARRHSGHCLSVPLLGSRSLFIIKLGGCL; translated from the exons ATGAACGCGGCGGGAGTGAGGATGGTGGTGACCCGCGCCCGGAGCCGGGGGACTGGGGCCAGCCTGAGGCGGCGTGGGGAGAAGGCCGCGCCGCTCCGGAGCGGGGAGGCGGCTGCAG AGAGGAAAAGCTACAGCCCCGTGAAGCGTCGGCGGAAGGCACAAAGGCTGAGCGTGGCCTACGAGGCCTCAGAAGGTGAGGGAGGCGAGGGGGCCGAGCATCTCCAGGCACCATCCTGGCAGCCTCAGGACTGGCGGCAGCAGCTGGACAACATCCGGACCATGAGGAGTGGGAAGGACGCACCCGTGGACCAGCTGGGGGCTGAGCACTGCTTTGACCCCAGCGCATCCCCTAAG GTGCGGAGGTACCAGGTGCTGCTGTCCCTGATGCTCTCCAGCCAGACCAAGGACCAGGTGACAGCGGGTGCCATGCAGCGCCTACGGGCCCGGGGCCTGACGGTGGACAGCATCCTGCAGACGGACGACAGCACGCTGGGCGCGCTCATCTATCCCGTGGGCTTCTGGAGG AGCAAGGTAAAGTACATCAAGCAGACCAGTGCAATCCTGCAGCAGCGTTACGACGGGGACATCCCAGCCTCCGTGGCAGAGCTGGTGGCGCTGCCCGGCGTCGGGCCCAAGATGGCGCACTTGGCCATGGCGGTAGCCTGGGGCACCGTGTCAGGCATTG ACACGACACGGGGAGGAGGCCTCACCGAGCAGGTGTTCCGGCCCAGCCCCCGGTGGCCGATCAGGGGAGCAGGGGCTGCGGCCAGGTGGACGACAGCTGCAGCTGTCCTGGCCGCGCTTGCCGCTCCATCCCTGACGGTGCAGTGGCAG CAGTGgacacacatgtgcacagaaTCGCCAACCGACTCAGGTGGACCAAGAAGGCAACTAAGTCCCCAGAGGAAACCCGAAGGGCTCTGGAGGAGTGGCTGCCCAG GGAACTGTGGAGCGAAATCAACGGCCTGCTGGTGGGCTTCGGCCAGCAGACTTGCCTGCCCATCCGCCCACGCTGCCAGGCCTGCCTCAACCGGGCCCTGTGCCCAGCTGCACGGGGACTCTGAGGGCCTGGGGCCCTCTGCCCGGCGCCACTCTGGCCACTGTCTGTCTGTGCCTTTGCTGGGGAGCCGTAGCCTGTTTATAATAAAGCTTGGGGGTTGTTTGTAG
- the NTHL1 gene encoding endonuclease III-like protein 1 isoform X4, with amino-acid sequence MNAAGVRMVVTRARSRGTGASLRRRGEKAAPLRSGEAAAEERKSYSPVKRRRKAQRLSVAYEASEGEGGEGAEHLQAPSWQPQDWRQQLDNIRTMRSGKDAPVDQLGAEHCFDPSASPKVRRYQVLLSLMLSSQTKDQVTAGAMQRLRARGLTVDSILQTDDSTLGALIYPVGFWRSKVKYIKQTSAILQQRYDGDIPASVAELVALPGVGPKMAHLAMAVAWGTVSGIAVDTHVHRIANRLRWTKKATKSPEETRRALEEWLPRELWSEINGLLVGFGQQTCLPIRPRCQACLNRALCPAARGL; translated from the exons ATGAACGCGGCGGGAGTGAGGATGGTGGTGACCCGCGCCCGGAGCCGGGGGACTGGGGCCAGCCTGAGGCGGCGTGGGGAGAAGGCCGCGCCGCTCCGGAGCGGGGAGGCGGCTGCAG AAGAGAGGAAAAGCTACAGCCCCGTGAAGCGTCGGCGGAAGGCACAAAGGCTGAGCGTGGCCTACGAGGCCTCAGAAGGTGAGGGAGGCGAGGGGGCCGAGCATCTCCAGGCACCATCCTGGCAGCCTCAGGACTGGCGGCAGCAGCTGGACAACATCCGGACCATGAGGAGTGGGAAGGACGCACCCGTGGACCAGCTGGGGGCTGAGCACTGCTTTGACCCCAGCGCATCCCCTAAG GTGCGGAGGTACCAGGTGCTGCTGTCCCTGATGCTCTCCAGCCAGACCAAGGACCAGGTGACAGCGGGTGCCATGCAGCGCCTACGGGCCCGGGGCCTGACGGTGGACAGCATCCTGCAGACGGACGACAGCACGCTGGGCGCGCTCATCTATCCCGTGGGCTTCTGGAGG AGCAAGGTAAAGTACATCAAGCAGACCAGTGCAATCCTGCAGCAGCGTTACGACGGGGACATCCCAGCCTCCGTGGCAGAGCTGGTGGCGCTGCCCGGCGTCGGGCCCAAGATGGCGCACTTGGCCATGGCGGTAGCCTGGGGCACCGTGTCAGGCATTG CAGTGgacacacatgtgcacagaaTCGCCAACCGACTCAGGTGGACCAAGAAGGCAACTAAGTCCCCAGAGGAAACCCGAAGGGCTCTGGAGGAGTGGCTGCCCAG GGAACTGTGGAGCGAAATCAACGGCCTGCTGGTGGGCTTCGGCCAGCAGACTTGCCTGCCCATCCGCCCACGCTGCCAGGCCTGCCTCAACCGGGCCCTGTGCCCAGCTGCACGGGGACTCTGA